From Ktedonobacteraceae bacterium:
GTGGCGTGATCGGCTGTACTATTCGCGCCTGGGAAGGAGCTGTACCTTTCTCGATTTTTGTCGTTGGCCACCCGGAAAGCGAAACGACCTTTCTACCAACTGGAGTCTGGTACTGGCACTTCCTGCGCAGGCAGGAACAGGCGGCAGGCCTGACCGCGATAGACGACCTCTACCTTCCGGGAGTCATCAAGACTAAACTCTGGCCCGGCGAGGATGCCACACTGACGATTATTGCGACTACCGAAGAATTGTCGTCTTTGACGTTCGATACAGGCCAGATTGCACGCTCCCGCACTTCCGCCGTTGAGCGGGCACGCAGTTTTTTACAACCGCAGCGCTACTTTGGCGAGGGCGGTGAAACGGCGCAAACTCTCCCGGTGCTGCCGTTCGCCGCTTCCCGCGAAGCGCAGATTGATGGCGAAGAGTTCTTACGGCTGCTGCTCCAGGCCGGAGATCGTTTTATCGCGCAGCGCGCGTTGCCCCGCGACAACGAATTTGGCAACAATTCCGCGTTCTTTAGTAATACAGAGCACGTTCCGGTTATTGTACCCGGCTATTATGACTTGCACGCTTCAACGCGAGAGGCATTGATTGCGCTTCCAGGATTGACCCTGGCTACCAGGCGTTATAGCGATGCCCGGCGTATCTTGCGCAGCCTGGCCCGCCATTTCCGGTATGGATTGTTGCCGGACCACCTGCCAACACGCGCCGCGCCACTAACAGAGCAGGATTATGGCAGCGTAGATACCGCGCTGTGGTACTTCTACGCTCTTGACTCCTACCTGCGGCTGACGCGGGACCATCAATTGCTGGATGATCTCTATACCCGGCTCGCCGATTGTATCTCGGCATACACGCGCGGTACTTCCAATGGTATCCGCGTCGATAGCGGGGACGGCCTGTTGCAGGCACACTCGACCGGAAAAGCCCTGACATGGATGAATGCCATGGACAATGGCGAACCGGTAACGCCACGCTACGGCAAACCCGTCGAAGTAAATGCTTTGTGGTACAACGCGCTACGCCTGATGGATGAGTGGACACACTGGCTTTTCTCGCTGGGCCGCCTTAGCCATACTACTGACTTCTATATAGAGGAAAGTACGCGCTGTAAGCACAGCTTTAACCGGCGTTTCCAGTACGCGCTTGGTGGTTACCTGTATGATGTAATCGACGGACCGGAAGGTGATGATACGCGCTTCCGGCCAAATCAACTGCTGGCGCTCTCGCTGCGCTATCCGGTGCTGGATACATCGTTTGCGCGCCTGGTGATGGGACTGGTGACGGAGCGACTGCTAACGCCTTTCGGCCTGCGCACCCTGGCCCCGGATGAAGCCGGGTATGCAGCTCAGATTCCGGCGAACGCGCGCGAGCAACAGCAAGCGCTGCACCAGGGAAGTGTCTGGCCCTGGCTGGTCGGGCCATATGTGGACGCAATGCTTCATCTCGAACAATCGAGTGAGGACACGGGCTCCCGTAAGGAGCAGACCTGGCATAAAGGGCTGCACGCGCTCCAGTCTTTCCGCAGGCAACTTGACCACGGAATGTTAGGCATGATTGGAAATATCTATGATGGTGATGCGAAAGAGAACTCTGAAACTCATGGGACACAACTTGTGGCTTCGGCCTTGAGTACTGGCGAACTCCTGCGTGTCTATAAGTTGTTAGCGCAAACAGGAATGCGCCATCTCGATACCGCTTTCTCGGTTTGAGCCTTTGTGGTACCTCGAAGAGGTACTTCTGCACAATTTTCCACCGAGTTATCCACATTCATTGTGGATAACTCGCTATTTTTGGCTGCCGGAACCCCCTGAAAAGATGAACGCAATCACGCTTCTCTTCACATGAAGAGGGGAATGAAAGCGAGCATATATTGATGAATCCCGCAATTTATGAGCGCTACCCCGTAAACGAGTTTTCCACATTTGTGGTGGATAAGTTTTCCACACTATCCACACAGCAAGCGACTAGATAAGCAGTTTTCCACAAAAATTGTGGACGAGTTTTCCACACTATCCACATCATAGCCCTGCCATACTGGTTTTCCACATTTGTGGTGGATAAGTTTTCCACACTATCCACATCGTAATCACAGGTGCTTCTGGTTTTCCACATTTGTGGTGGATAAGTTTTCCACACTATCCACACACCAGGCGGCCAGGTAAGCGGTTTTCCACAAAAATTGTGGACGAGTTTTCCACACTATCCACACAGCAAACATCCAGGCGCGCCACTTTCCCATTTCTTGCGGGCGAGTTTTCCACACACATAGAAGAGATAGATACTATGGAACTCATTTATATTCTAGGGTTAATCACGCCGGAGTACGGAAAAAGTGGATAAGTGGGCCGAAATTGTGGACAACTTCACGAAATTGTGTAAAAGTGCCTGCTTTACCTTTTGCTTGTTCTACCTGTCCAAAGGGATGAGTTATTGTCCACAATTTTTGTGGACAAGTTATCCCCAGGCCGGGGCAGCGGTGGATAACCACAAATTACTATCCACAGCAGTTGGGGATAACTTATCCCCATAGCATGGCGCAGGTGGATAAACAGGTACCGGTTATCCCCAATGAACAGGTTTTTATCCACCCGCCAACTGCATTTATCCCCATAGAATACACCGCGCTATTCCCGGTGGATAAGTTATCCACGTGTGTTCGAGTGGCTCTCCAGGCTCCTGCGCAGGCAATCCAGATCAGAGTAAAACGGCGTTACGAGGCACTTATCCACTTTTCCACGCTCCCTACTACTGCTACGAGATTATATTTTGTAATAAAAAGAAAAAAGAATCATAGTAATTAGGGGAAGTGGATATGTGGATAAGTGCCTTATAGGAGATTTTTCCAGATGGCCTATGGCAATACTATTGGGGCTTATCGTTCGTATTTAGTAACGAGTAGTACATTTGGCGTAATATTACTTGTAACCATGTAGAATTATGTAGAATAGCGCGACTTTCTGAGATATGGTTCGTTATATGTGTTGTAAGATAAACAGAGCAACCCTGTAGCACCACATTTTACCATTCGGCGCCGGTCGTGTTGTCGGCTCTATGGCCGATTCCCCGATTGGAGGATTGAAACAGTAATGGCATCTTTAATCGAGGAGATCAAAGCGAAAGTAGATGTGGTGGACGAGGTAGGGCTGGTTGTAGGCCTGCAGAAATCAGGGAAATCCTTGAAAGGGCTGTGTCCCTTTCACAACGAGCGCACACCGTCATTTTATGTGTTCCCAGAATCACAGACCTGGCATTGTTTTGGATGTAACGAAGGCGGCGATATCTTTTCGTTCGTCGAGAAGCAGCAGGGGCTGGAGTTCCGCGATGCCTTGCTCTACCTCGCGGAAAAAGCCGGTATCGCGGTCGAGGGATATGAAGGTGACAGGGACCCGGAGCAGGAACGCGAGACACACGCCGCGAAGGAGCGATTGCGCAAGCTCAATGAGGATGCGCAGTTGTGGTTTCACCAGTTGCTATTGCGTTCAAAGGAGGCAGCGGAGGCACGCGCTTATATAAGGAAGCGCGGCATTTCGACCGAATCGGTGATCGCCTTCGGCCTCGGTTACGCGCCCGACCGCTGGGATGGCTTATGCAACTATCTGCTGGGCCTTGGCTACAGCGAACGGGAGCTGGTGAATGGTGGGTTGGCGCGGGTGCGCGGCAATACGAGTGTGTGGGAGCCGATGGATGGGCATAACGAGAGAGCCGGTGAGACTGAAGAAAATGAAGCGGAGCAGGGCGGCAGTAGGAAAAGTGGTGGGGTCTATGATTACTTTCGCAATCGTATCATCTTTCCAATCCGTGATATACGGGGAAGAGTGATTGGCTTTGGTGGCCGTGCCCTGGGTGACGAGCCGCCGAAGTATCTCAATTCGCCCCAGACGGCGCTCTTTGAAAAAAATACGGTGTTGTATGCCCTGGATCTGGCAAGGGAGGCCATCAAGCTTGAGAAGCAGGTGATTATCGTCGAGGGCTATGTCGACGCGATAATCGCCCACCAGTATGGCACGAAACAGACAGTAGCCTGTATCGGCAGCGCTATAACTGAGAAGCATATCCAGCAGTTGAAGAAGCTGACGAAGCAGGTAACGCTGGCGCTCGACCCGGATGCCGCCGGAGCAGCAGCTACCGAGCATGGCATACAGGAGGCTTTGAAAGGCTTTGATCGCAAGGTTGTGCCTGTGCCGCTGGCGGAGGAGGGTTCCGGGGCGCCACGATGGCGCCGGCGCGCTGAGCCGCGTGGGATGATTCGGCTGGAAGAGCAGGTAGACGCGGAGATCAATGTGCTGCAACTGCCGGCGGGAGAAGACCCGGATGAGGTGATCCAGCGTGACTTCGTGGCCTGGTCCTACGCGGTAGCGCATCCACTGCCATTGGTCGATTACTACTTTGTAGTGAAGACGGCGGACCTGAATTTACGCGAACCGGCTGGCAAAAGTGAGGCCGCGAAACGTCTATTACCAGTAATAGGTATGATTTCTGACCGCATCAAGCGAGACGCATATCTGAGAAAACTGGCGGGAATGATCAGTATCGACGAGCGCAGCCTCAACGATGAGTTGCAGCGTCTCCTGAGCAGGCAGAGATCACCCGGGGTGCGGGCGGAGTTTAAAGAGCGCGGTGGTCAGCACCTGGGAAGTGAGAACGGACGAGCGCAGCCGGCAGAGCATGGAGCGGGCGATGAAGACGAGTTGGCGGCGGGGCAAAAGGAGCAGGGAGGCCAGGCGAAGGGGCAAGCAAGGGGAGAGGAGCGAGAGCGAGAAAAAACAAGAACATTTGGACTTGACAGGTATAGTCGTAATAGGTTACAATGGGAGGACTACCTGATTGGGCTACTCTTGAAGAATCCTGGGCTAAGTAAACATATTTGTGGTATAATAACAGATGGTGACTTTGCCGGGACAGACACGCGAGAGTTGTACCGCATAATCAACACGGTGTATCAACGTGGTTCTTCCCCCTTATATCAACCCTTTGAAGAATATGTGCCTTCTGTGTTGCTGGGAACGCTGGCGCGAGCACGGAAGAACATTGAAGCAGGATCGCCTTTAGATGGTGAGGGGTTGATTAGAGATGCGGAACAATGCGCTTTTCGCCTCAAACGCGCATCTCTGAGAAAAAAGATTACAGAACTTGGGAACATTCTAAGAGAGGCGGAAAGCGCGCGCGATATTGCTACGACTCGGCAGTATCAAGAGCAATTGCAGGAATGCTACCGGCAGTTGCGCACGATTGACTCGGCAACACATTTACAGGGATGAGGACGAGTAGGGAAGCAGATAATCGCAGCGGTGCTGGATGAATCCGCGCTCTACATGGTAGCTAATAGTGGGGATGCGAGGCTTTGCGACCTGGGATGGGTCGGTCGAAGAGAATAGTGAGCGGTATCATTTTTTCTGTTAATGAAATGATCAGGAGCGGGCGAGCCATTACGTTTATTTGGAAATATCGTCAGGGTGTCTGGCGTTCTTCCAAGTGAGGAGGAAGTAGTCACACTTTGCTCGTCTGGATGATCTGGACGAGAGGAAATTACTGGAATTATCGTTATTATTATCGCC
This genomic window contains:
- a CDS encoding amylo-alpha-1,6-glucosidase, with translation MPIILDRSICCDFNETISREWLITNGLGGYAAGTVAGTLARMQHGLLVAPLHDEAIPHVLLAKIDEEVVFDQRTYYLGTNEYQDGTLNPAGFVHLETFHLEEGFPVFTYRVGGIHGITLEKRIWMPQGLHTTYIQYRVLRAMPQERAYNHRTPGNGRMQGNSFLQDTSSYGYGRNNGRPQEFAATEPSALTLTLLPFTSYRPYDKPQYGNLDWQFSLQMHAPEAGDEVDSSGLSQRAGESAVGAINRPLQLPRGVIGCTIRAWEGAVPFSIFVVGHPESETTFLPTGVWYWHFLRRQEQAAGLTAIDDLYLPGVIKTKLWPGEDATLTIIATTEELSSLTFDTGQIARSRTSAVERARSFLQPQRYFGEGGETAQTLPVLPFAASREAQIDGEEFLRLLLQAGDRFIAQRALPRDNEFGNNSAFFSNTEHVPVIVPGYYDLHASTREALIALPGLTLATRRYSDARRILRSLARHFRYGLLPDHLPTRAAPLTEQDYGSVDTALWYFYALDSYLRLTRDHQLLDDLYTRLADCISAYTRGTSNGIRVDSGDGLLQAHSTGKALTWMNAMDNGEPVTPRYGKPVEVNALWYNALRLMDEWTHWLFSLGRLSHTTDFYIEESTRCKHSFNRRFQYALGGYLYDVIDGPEGDDTRFRPNQLLALSLRYPVLDTSFARLVMGLVTERLLTPFGLRTLAPDEAGYAAQIPANAREQQQALHQGSVWPWLVGPYVDAMLHLEQSSEDTGSRKEQTWHKGLHALQSFRRQLDHGMLGMIGNIYDGDAKENSETHGTQLVASALSTGELLRVYKLLAQTGMRHLDTAFSV
- the dnaG gene encoding DNA primase, which encodes MASLIEEIKAKVDVVDEVGLVVGLQKSGKSLKGLCPFHNERTPSFYVFPESQTWHCFGCNEGGDIFSFVEKQQGLEFRDALLYLAEKAGIAVEGYEGDRDPEQERETHAAKERLRKLNEDAQLWFHQLLLRSKEAAEARAYIRKRGISTESVIAFGLGYAPDRWDGLCNYLLGLGYSERELVNGGLARVRGNTSVWEPMDGHNERAGETEENEAEQGGSRKSGGVYDYFRNRIIFPIRDIRGRVIGFGGRALGDEPPKYLNSPQTALFEKNTVLYALDLAREAIKLEKQVIIVEGYVDAIIAHQYGTKQTVACIGSAITEKHIQQLKKLTKQVTLALDPDAAGAAATEHGIQEALKGFDRKVVPVPLAEEGSGAPRWRRRAEPRGMIRLEEQVDAEINVLQLPAGEDPDEVIQRDFVAWSYAVAHPLPLVDYYFVVKTADLNLREPAGKSEAAKRLLPVIGMISDRIKRDAYLRKLAGMISIDERSLNDELQRLLSRQRSPGVRAEFKERGGQHLGSENGRAQPAEHGAGDEDELAAGQKEQGGQAKGQARGEEREREKTRTFGLDRYSRNRLQWEDYLIGLLLKNPGLSKHICGIITDGDFAGTDTRELYRIINTVYQRGSSPLYQPFEEYVPSVLLGTLARARKNIEAGSPLDGEGLIRDAEQCAFRLKRASLRKKITELGNILREAESARDIATTRQYQEQLQECYRQLRTIDSATHLQG